The DNA window CGAGCGCCAGCTCGCCCACGACGAGGAATGATTCCCGTCCGCCGTCAAAGGCTCCCGTGGCTGCCAGGATACCGAGCGCGATTGGCAGATCGAACGCGGCGCCTTCCTTCCGGATATCGGCGGGAGCCAGATTCACGGTGATGCGATCGTTCGGGAAGGTGAACCCGGCGTTGCGGATGGCGGTGCGCACCCGTTCTCGGCTTTCACGCACGGCGGAGTCGGGCAGGCCCACGGTGGTGAACGATGGCAGTCCGCCGGCGACGTCGACTTCGACCCGAATGGGCACGGCCTCGACGCCGATGAGCGCAGCAGAGAGGACCCGCGCAAGCATGCCCCGATTGTTGGTGGCCCCCGGGAGGCCGTCAATGGCGGGAATTCGATACAATCGGCCCATGCAGAAGACGTTGCAGATTCGTACGCGCAAGAAGCACGAGGTGGTCGATCTCACCCCGCACGTGACCGCCGTGGTCTCGGGGGCCGGCCTGGCCGAGGGGCTGTGCACGGTGTTCGTCCGTCACGCGACCGCCGCCATCGTGATCAACGAGAATGCCGATCCCGGCTTCCGGCTCGATATCCTCGCCGCGCTCGACAAGCTCTTTCCGGAGGGGGTGTGGGAGCACGACAAGGTCGACGATAACGGCGCGGCCCACCTCAAAGCCGCGTTCCTGGGCCCCTCGGAAACCATTCCCGTGCAGGGGGGCCGGCTCCGACTGGGCACCTGGCAGGGGATCGCGCTGGTCGAGTGCGACGGCCCCCGAGAGCGTGAGGTCGTGGTCGACGTGCGGGGATGAGGCGGCTGCCGAGGCCCGTTCACGTGGCGGTTCAACTACAGCGTGCACGATGGTAAAGTCCTGGAAGGGCTGGAACTCTCGAAGGAGCCTCCCGCCCCAGGCATGCCAGAGACCGATCAATCCAGGCCCAGGGAGACCATCCTCGTCGTCGACGACGAACGTCCCGTTCGAGAGCTCGTTGGCGATGTGCTCCGGCTGCAAGGCTACGAGGTGCTGACCGCCGAGGACGGCCTGTCGGCCCTGCGGGCGGCCGATTCTCATTCGGGCCCCATCGACCTCGTGGTGGTCGACGTCGTGATCCCGGGCATGCACGTCAAGGACCTGGTGGATCGGCTTACCACGGCCCGCCCCGGCATCAAAGCCCTCTACATTTCCGGCTTCACGGGAGACCTGGTGGGGTTGCAGGGCCAGGTCCGGCTCGAGACGAACTTTCTCCAGAAGCCGTTCACCGTCGACGGGCTGGCCCGCAAAGTGCGGGACGTACTCGGGGCGGCCTAGCTCAGCGGTTCAGGGCCCGCCGGGCGAAGCCGAGCAGGCCCTGGGGCAGGAAGACGATCATCACGATGAAGACGATTCCCAGCGGAATGAGATAGTACTCCGTCAGGTACCGCGACAGGGCCTCGCGTAGCAACAGGAAGAACGCCGCGCCAGCGAACGGCCCGACCAAGGTCCCCATG is part of the Candidatus Methylomirabilota bacterium genome and encodes:
- a CDS encoding response regulator — translated: MPETDQSRPRETILVVDDERPVRELVGDVLRLQGYEVLTAEDGLSALRAADSHSGPIDLVVVDVVIPGMHVKDLVDRLTTARPGIKALYISGFTGDLVGLQGQVRLETNFLQKPFTVDGLARKVRDVLGAA
- a CDS encoding secondary thiamine-phosphate synthase enzyme YjbQ; this encodes MQKTLQIRTRKKHEVVDLTPHVTAVVSGAGLAEGLCTVFVRHATAAIVINENADPGFRLDILAALDKLFPEGVWEHDKVDDNGAAHLKAAFLGPSETIPVQGGRLRLGTWQGIALVECDGPREREVVVDVRG